A window of Polaribacter litorisediminis contains these coding sequences:
- a CDS encoding CPBP family intramembrane glutamic endopeptidase, with product MNNIEQQKKSFIKILLEIAIVFLTILSIKHLADYFNVIGAGSIAIWCGIIVSTVFMKQKKIRWKKFGFKFPIGIKNWLINILIAIGIVILVFSIMGFIVKPTLESFGLTNPADVADRFAFFMGKPLVFIVYLITVVWFGAALGEELLFRGYLLNRLIDFTGNNKLGIIIALIIHTIIFGMLHIYQGLAGVIATGCIALIFGSVYFIIKRKLFPIIIAHGIINSLSLIGLYLNDGVIS from the coding sequence ATGAATAATATAGAACAACAAAAGAAATCTTTTATTAAAATTCTTTTAGAAATAGCAATTGTATTCCTTACTATATTGAGCATAAAACACCTTGCAGATTATTTCAACGTGATTGGTGCTGGTTCAATAGCAATTTGGTGCGGAATTATAGTTAGTACAGTTTTCATGAAACAAAAAAAAATAAGATGGAAAAAATTTGGATTTAAGTTTCCAATAGGCATAAAAAATTGGTTGATTAATATATTAATAGCAATTGGAATTGTAATACTAGTATTTTCAATTATGGGATTCATAGTGAAACCAACATTGGAAAGTTTCGGTCTCACGAATCCAGCAGATGTAGCAGATAGATTTGCCTTTTTTATGGGAAAACCTCTTGTGTTTATAGTCTACCTAATTACAGTTGTTTGGTTTGGTGCAGCGTTAGGTGAAGAATTGTTATTTCGCGGATATTTACTAAATAGATTGATCGATTTTACTGGAAATAATAAATTGGGAATAATTATAGCATTAATTATTCATACTATAATATTTGGAATGCTACATATTTACCAAGGACTAGCAGGTGTTATTGCTACTGGTTGTATTGCCCTTATATTTGGTTCAGTCTATTTTATAATTAAGCGAAAACTTTTTCCTATAATAATTGCACATGGAATTATTAACTCTCTTAGTCTTATTGGATTATATCTAAATGATGGCGTTATAAGTTAG
- a CDS encoding LytR/AlgR family response regulator transcription factor: MGKEILLFPVKVIVTTAYSEFVIDGYELNIVDYLLEPFRFERFLKAVNKVVDSNKKVKKPILEASETLPKRIFIRQNKSHIQLEIDAILFVEASGNYTKIITKTETITIRDKISDILESLPTNDFIKVHKSFAVATQYINKIDGNRIHIQDHIIPIGKLYKANLLKILN; encoded by the coding sequence ATAGGTAAAGAAATACTACTGTTTCCTGTAAAAGTTATTGTAACTACTGCTTATAGTGAGTTTGTCATTGATGGTTATGAATTAAATATTGTCGATTATTTATTAGAACCATTTCGTTTTGAGCGCTTTTTAAAAGCCGTTAATAAAGTTGTTGATTCAAATAAAAAGGTAAAGAAACCAATACTTGAAGCAAGTGAAACTTTACCAAAACGTATTTTTATTCGTCAGAATAAATCTCATATTCAATTAGAAATCGATGCAATTTTGTTTGTAGAAGCTTCTGGAAATTATACAAAAATCATCACTAAAACTGAAACCATTACGATTAGGGATAAAATATCTGATATTTTAGAATCATTACCAACAAATGATTTTATAAAAGTACACAAATCATTTGCTGTTGCTACACAATATATCAATAAAATTGATGGAAATCGAATACATATTCAAGATCATATAATCCCAATTGGTAAATTATACAAAGCCAATCTTCTTAAAATTTTGAATTAA
- a CDS encoding serine hydrolase, with amino-acid sequence MNNYFTSILFFFITYIGFSQSYQSKIDAVVSSTYSSKEPGISVLVAKDRKAIYSKAFGKSNLELNTPLETNSVFQIGSITKQFTAISILMLEEQGKLSVEDKIGKYIPEYAEIGKDITIHHLLNHTSGIKNRTPVGDKGFISKTNMSPTELIAYFKDEPLEFKPGERFKYSNAGYILLGRIIEIVSGQPYSDFIEQNIFDKIGMKNSSCGDMKQVIPNLTKGYIIEQNDFVKSDYINLSLAYSAGAILSTTEDLLKWQNALLSNTLLKASSIKQAMTPTLLNSGKRVPYGYGFRFSKLGNSPVIAHTGSTKGFTSIALFLPKEKLYITALTNCNCKNVNNVAKQVAELFVNLPDNKITEVENNQPERKSIDVPSEILSDYTGTYEVKPNVNLTIGLDNTNQLYLLAPGQTKKVELFAETQNHFFVKIVDAEITFNTNEKGKVISLTMNQSGRKITAKKN; translated from the coding sequence ATGAACAATTATTTTACAAGTATCCTTTTCTTTTTTATTACATATATTGGGTTTAGCCAAAGCTATCAATCTAAAATTGATGCTGTAGTTTCATCAACTTACAGTTCTAAAGAACCAGGAATTTCAGTTTTAGTAGCCAAAGATAGAAAAGCCATTTATAGTAAAGCTTTTGGAAAATCTAATTTAGAATTAAACACTCCTTTAGAAACTAATAGTGTCTTTCAAATTGGCTCTATAACAAAACAATTTACTGCGATTTCTATTTTAATGCTAGAAGAACAAGGTAAGTTAAGTGTTGAGGATAAAATTGGAAAATACATTCCTGAATATGCTGAAATTGGAAAAGACATTACCATTCATCATCTATTAAACCATACTTCGGGAATAAAAAACAGAACACCTGTTGGTGACAAGGGTTTTATTTCTAAAACTAATATGTCACCTACAGAACTTATTGCATATTTTAAAGATGAACCTTTAGAATTCAAACCAGGAGAGCGTTTTAAATACAGTAATGCAGGCTATATTTTACTAGGGCGAATTATTGAAATCGTTTCTGGACAACCTTACAGTGATTTTATAGAACAAAATATTTTTGATAAAATAGGAATGAAGAATTCATCCTGTGGAGATATGAAACAAGTTATTCCCAACCTTACTAAGGGTTATATCATTGAACAAAATGATTTTGTAAAATCAGATTATATAAATTTGTCTTTAGCGTATTCCGCAGGAGCTATTTTATCTACCACAGAGGACCTTTTAAAATGGCAAAATGCATTACTTTCAAACACACTTTTAAAAGCTTCTAGTATAAAACAAGCTATGACACCAACCTTATTAAACAGTGGAAAAAGAGTACCTTATGGATATGGTTTTCGATTTTCAAAACTGGGAAATTCTCCTGTAATTGCCCACACAGGAAGCACGAAGGGGTTTACCAGTATTGCGCTGTTTTTACCTAAAGAGAAACTGTATATAACTGCATTAACCAACTGTAATTGTAAGAATGTAAATAACGTGGCGAAACAAGTTGCTGAATTATTTGTAAATCTACCCGATAATAAAATAACAGAGGTTGAGAATAATCAACCTGAGAGAAAATCAATTGATGTACCTTCAGAAATATTAAGTGACTATACAGGTACTTATGAGGTTAAACCAAATGTAAACCTTACTATAGGATTGGATAACACAAATCAATTATACTTATTAGCTCCAGGTCAAACCAAGAAGGTCGAATTATTTGCCGAAACTCAAAATCATTTTTTTGTAAAAATTGTAGATGCAGAAATCACTTTTAATACAAATGAAAAGGGGAAGGTTATTAGTTTAACTATGAATCAATCTGGTCGTAAAATCACTGCTAAAAAGAATTAA
- a CDS encoding helix-turn-helix domain-containing protein: protein MDKNYLALRVKELRNQRGMSQEFLAEESGLSLRTIQRIEKGESNPTGESLKRLANALNVIPDELIDWSVKEDKKYLIYLNLSALTFLFFPLLGILIPFILWTSKKGKIKNSNKLGKDLINFEITWTILLFFIPLVFFIISKIGLTDQITLSTFFIVIGFLYVANLILILINTLRINNEKEVIYRPRFKFLK, encoded by the coding sequence ATGGATAAAAATTATTTAGCTTTAAGAGTAAAAGAATTAAGAAACCAAAGAGGAATGTCTCAAGAATTTCTGGCTGAAGAATCTGGATTGAGTTTAAGAACGATACAAAGAATAGAAAAGGGGGAATCTAACCCAACAGGTGAGTCGTTAAAACGTTTAGCAAATGCCTTAAATGTGATTCCAGATGAATTGATAGATTGGTCAGTAAAAGAAGATAAAAAATATTTAATATATCTCAATTTATCTGCGTTAACATTTCTGTTTTTTCCATTATTAGGAATTTTAATTCCATTTATACTTTGGACATCAAAAAAAGGTAAGATAAAAAACAGTAATAAGCTGGGTAAAGATTTAATCAATTTCGAAATCACGTGGACCATACTGTTATTTTTTATCCCTCTAGTATTTTTCATCATATCAAAAATTGGACTCACAGACCAAATAACGTTAAGTACATTTTTTATAGTTATTGGCTTTTTGTATGTCGCCAATTTAATTTTAATATTGATCAACACACTTAGAATAAACAATGAAAAAGAGGTGATATATAGACCTCGATTTAAGTTTTTAAAATAA
- a CDS encoding zinc ribbon domain-containing protein produces the protein MKYKCPKCDNATYEIGEMRATGGTLSKIFDVQNKKFTSVTCKKCTYTEFFKAKTGALSNIFDFFTN, from the coding sequence ATGAAATACAAATGTCCGAAGTGTGATAATGCCACTTATGAAATTGGAGAAATGAGAGCCACAGGTGGTACGTTGTCGAAAATATTTGATGTACAAAATAAAAAATTTACGTCAGTGACTTGTAAAAAATGTACTTATACTGAATTCTTTAAAGCAAAAACAGGTGCTTTGAGTAATATTTTCGATTTTTTCACGAATTAA
- a CDS encoding LytR/AlgR family response regulator transcription factor — MMKYLIIDDEHIAHKIIMEYCEMLPHMQLQKNCYSALEALEYLNTHQVDLIFLDLNMPKLKGFDFLKTLTNPPKVIVTTAYSEFAIDGYELNIVDYLLKPFRFERFLSAVNKVTSSDTNKIRKESKEVVKPKGQHIFLKQNSSHIQVDVDDILFIEASGNYTKFVTKNNTISIREKISDTIQLLSDNDFLQVHKSFAVAKKHIARVEGNRIFIGDHIVPIGKLYKTNINQLFK; from the coding sequence ATGATGAAATATTTAATTATTGATGATGAACATATTGCCCATAAAATTATTATGGAATATTGTGAAATGCTTCCTCATATGCAATTGCAGAAAAACTGTTATAGTGCTTTAGAAGCTTTGGAATATTTGAACACGCATCAAGTTGATTTGATCTTTTTAGATTTAAATATGCCTAAACTAAAAGGTTTTGATTTTTTAAAGACATTGACAAATCCTCCAAAAGTTATTGTAACTACTGCTTATAGTGAGTTTGCCATTGATGGTTATGAGTTAAACATTGTAGATTATTTATTAAAACCATTTCGTTTTGAGCGATTTTTGAGTGCTGTTAATAAAGTAACATCTTCTGACACTAATAAAATAAGAAAAGAAAGTAAAGAGGTTGTAAAGCCTAAAGGACAACATATCTTTTTAAAACAAAATAGTAGTCATATTCAGGTAGATGTAGACGATATTCTATTTATTGAAGCTTCAGGCAATTATACCAAATTTGTTACTAAAAATAATACAATTAGTATTCGTGAAAAAATATCGGATACCATCCAATTGCTTTCTGATAATGATTTTCTTCAAGTTCATAAGTCATTTGCCGTTGCAAAAAAGCACATCGCTAGGGTAGAAGGTAATAGAATTTTTATTGGCGATCACATTGTACCTATTGGTAAGCTATATAAAACAAATATTAATCAACTTTTTAAATAA
- a CDS encoding sensor histidine kinase — MKISENRKKIMKRLFKLTLVIIGIIIIVFNDTFGKLEGFAEFIAFYFIIVFITIAYWIFKQIKSIFKLRNEKEKTELLHLKSQVNPHFFFNTLNNLYGMMEKNSKEREMVLKLSDMMRYSIYEGEKDWVTLKNELDYLQNYIELQEIRYHKKSDVQFNHTIENPDAKVMPLLFIILLENAFKHGLENLEKDAFIYIDFTESNNEVQLVIENNFDLQQTKNQEGIGLKNLKRRLELVYPKRHSLSFDINNTIYKVTLSLTLK, encoded by the coding sequence ATGAAAATATCAGAAAATAGAAAGAAAATTATGAAGCGATTATTTAAATTAACGCTTGTAATTATAGGTATCATTATTATTGTATTTAATGACACCTTTGGTAAATTAGAAGGATTTGCAGAATTTATTGCATTCTACTTTATTATCGTATTTATAACGATTGCCTATTGGATTTTTAAACAAATAAAATCCATATTTAAGTTAAGGAACGAAAAAGAAAAAACAGAACTACTACATTTAAAAAGTCAGGTAAATCCTCACTTTTTCTTCAATACGCTCAATAATTTATATGGAATGATGGAGAAGAATTCCAAAGAAAGAGAAATGGTTCTTAAACTTTCTGATATGATGCGTTATAGTATTTATGAAGGCGAAAAAGATTGGGTAACCCTTAAAAACGAATTGGATTATTTACAAAATTATATAGAGCTTCAAGAAATTCGTTATCACAAAAAATCGGATGTACAATTCAATCATACTATCGAAAATCCTGATGCTAAAGTGATGCCATTACTTTTTATCATTCTACTAGAAAACGCATTTAAACACGGTTTGGAAAATTTGGAAAAAGATGCATTCATTTATATTGATTTTACAGAGAGCAATAATGAAGTTCAATTAGTCATTGAAAATAATTTTGATTTGCAACAAACAAAGAATCAAGAAGGCATTGGTTTAAAAAATCTAAAACGAAGATTAGAATTAGTTTACCCAAAAAGGCATTCACTTTCTTTTGACATTAACAATACTATTTATAAAGTTACACTATCTTTAACCTTGAAATGA
- a CDS encoding ABC transporter ATP-binding protein, with the protein MELVIDNLSKTYANGVKALQNISLDIPTGMFGLLGPNGAGKSTLMRTIATLQEADQGSIKLGDIDVLQQKNELRQVLGYLPQQFGLYPKISAEVLLNHFAVLKGVINKKERQELVKALLHKTNLYDVRKQNLKGFSGGMKQRFGIAQALVNNPKLLIVDEPTAGLDPVERNRFYNLLSELGEKTVVILSTHIVDDVKELCTNMAIINKGQVCLKGKPLEILESLKGKVYQKTIEKSELNLYKENFQVISERLFLGKPTIHIVSETNPGEGFTAINAELEDVYFSEIFNVTNAKSI; encoded by the coding sequence ATGGAACTTGTTATTGACAATCTATCAAAAACGTATGCTAATGGAGTTAAAGCACTTCAAAATATTTCTTTAGATATCCCTACTGGAATGTTTGGCTTATTAGGCCCAAATGGAGCAGGAAAATCTACATTAATGAGAACCATTGCAACTTTACAAGAAGCAGATCAAGGTTCCATAAAATTAGGTGATATAGATGTTCTACAACAAAAAAATGAGTTAAGACAAGTTTTAGGGTATTTGCCTCAACAATTTGGTTTGTATCCAAAAATATCTGCGGAAGTATTACTAAATCATTTTGCAGTATTAAAAGGTGTCATCAATAAAAAGGAACGTCAAGAATTGGTAAAAGCACTTTTGCATAAAACCAATTTATATGATGTCAGAAAACAAAATTTAAAAGGATTTTCTGGTGGTATGAAACAACGTTTTGGAATTGCTCAAGCTCTAGTAAACAACCCAAAACTATTAATTGTTGATGAGCCAACTGCAGGGTTAGATCCTGTAGAACGAAACCGCTTTTACAATTTATTAAGTGAGTTAGGGGAAAAAACAGTGGTTATTTTATCTACGCACATCGTAGATGATGTTAAGGAGTTGTGTACAAATATGGCAATTATTAATAAAGGCCAAGTTTGTTTAAAAGGAAAGCCCCTAGAGATTTTAGAAAGTTTAAAGGGAAAAGTATATCAAAAAACAATCGAAAAATCAGAATTAAACCTATACAAAGAAAACTTTCAGGTGATCAGTGAACGATTATTTCTAGGGAAACCTACCATTCATATTGTAAGTGAAACGAATCCTGGAGAGGGTTTTACAGCCATTAATGCAGAATTAGAGGATGTATATTTCTCAGAAATTTTCAATGTTACGAACGCTAAATCTATATAA
- a CDS encoding ABC transporter permease/M1 family aminopeptidase, with translation MWYEIFKFELQYRIKRPDTYVFFLFIFLFSIIGVDFVFQGSEMGLLKRNSPIVIAKTMGAITGLCMILASMIMGVSVLRDFEYEIESLLFSAPIKKRDYLIGRFLGAFTVLLFVFTGIILGMMLGEFMPWISPDEQLAFNAFVYIKTFLIVTLPTLFFGAALFFVTGALTRNLIVVYTQGVILFVVFLLTKAITNDFWQAIFDPFSLTTTSYITKSWSALEKSTHELPFIGALLYNKLFWVVLGVIALIYGYKKFNLNIVKEKKSKRKQVQKLVAKSTNLVGDVVIPKAKKQYGLQYKWTQLKEFSWFYFISICKQPSFWGIVICGMIIILVNSVNLGTVYGVDSYPTTYFIVEELQETSYFFFIIILVFYSGELVWKERGAKLNLIYDATAMSSVVRLAGKFIGLNLIYIVLIVALISSGIVFQTISGYYKYEFQVYFNGFFLEILPVLSIFTCLAFFIQSLVNNKFVGIILVIVFSIVNVAIAVLGFDHDLHFFGGSSLGAYSDMNGYGHFLQPYLIIKLYWFLFGILLLIIGSLISVRGNETNLIKRIKIAKYKFSKPLLKFTDIILFTFIIIGGFIFYNTNILNEYWSNSEATEFRVAYEKELKQFEYITQPKIVDVNLQLELYPSKRDYKVEGYYMLKNTSIENIKSIHIQKLLEENVRIDSIAFEGGFTTNNQYKKFDYSIFNLKKALQPGDSVKMYFKQSFTTKGFEQGNSNSNIVYNGTFFNNEQFPTLGYNKKYELQDEDERRDHNLSKRSKKANIDDSRELVNARSGGDSDGIQFEMIIGTSKEQTALVPGDLLRKWTANNRNYFHYKTNAPIINFYAIVSADYEIKKDKWMTSNKGNPDPVELEIYFQKGHEYNIDRMMRSMKASLDYYSNNFSRYQYQQLRIMEFPRYATFAQSFPGTIPFSESIGFVLDIDDEKDVDMAFYVTAHEVAHQWFAMQVEAANVQGQLMVLETLSQYAAMMVLQQQYSEEKVQQFLALQMDKYKEGVQKESKEEPSLALVENQDYVYYAKGAINMYELQKRIGEENVNKALKRFLEDWNTTNGKLKLQTDRYATTQDLLGYFREVTPVSQQHIVTDLFEKVTPIELDL, from the coding sequence ATGTGGTATGAAATTTTTAAGTTCGAATTACAATATCGAATTAAACGACCAGACACGTATGTATTCTTCTTATTTATATTTCTGTTTTCAATTATTGGTGTAGATTTTGTTTTTCAAGGTTCTGAAATGGGACTTTTGAAAAGAAATTCACCCATAGTAATAGCTAAAACCATGGGAGCTATCACCGGTTTATGTATGATTTTGGCTTCGATGATTATGGGTGTTTCTGTGTTGCGCGATTTTGAGTACGAGATAGAATCATTACTATTTTCAGCACCTATCAAAAAAAGAGATTATTTAATTGGTCGATTTTTAGGAGCATTTACTGTTTTACTGTTTGTATTTACAGGAATTATTTTGGGTATGATGTTGGGTGAATTTATGCCCTGGATTAGTCCAGATGAGCAATTGGCTTTTAATGCATTTGTTTACATAAAGACCTTTCTAATAGTAACGTTACCAACGTTGTTTTTTGGTGCAGCATTGTTTTTTGTAACAGGAGCTTTAACTAGAAATTTAATAGTTGTATATACTCAGGGTGTTATTTTGTTTGTAGTGTTTTTGTTAACCAAAGCAATTACTAATGATTTCTGGCAAGCTATTTTTGATCCATTTTCATTAACAACAACAAGCTATATAACAAAATCTTGGTCAGCCTTAGAAAAGAGCACTCATGAACTTCCTTTTATTGGTGCATTGTTATATAATAAATTATTTTGGGTTGTTTTAGGAGTAATCGCATTAATTTATGGGTATAAAAAATTTAACCTTAATATAGTTAAAGAGAAGAAATCTAAAAGAAAGCAAGTTCAAAAGTTGGTAGCTAAAAGTACTAATTTAGTTGGTGATGTGGTGATTCCTAAAGCTAAAAAACAATATGGTTTACAATATAAATGGACACAATTAAAAGAGTTTTCATGGTTTTATTTTATTAGTATTTGTAAGCAGCCATCATTTTGGGGAATTGTTATTTGCGGAATGATTATTATTTTAGTCAATTCTGTAAATCTTGGAACTGTATATGGCGTTGATAGTTATCCTACAACCTACTTCATAGTTGAGGAACTTCAGGAAACGTCTTATTTTTTCTTTATCATCATCCTTGTTTTTTATTCAGGAGAATTGGTATGGAAAGAAAGAGGTGCAAAGCTGAATTTAATTTATGATGCTACAGCCATGTCTAGTGTTGTAAGGTTAGCTGGAAAGTTTATTGGTTTAAACTTAATTTATATAGTATTAATTGTTGCTCTAATTAGTTCTGGGATAGTATTCCAAACGATAAGTGGTTATTATAAGTATGAATTCCAAGTCTATTTTAATGGATTCTTTTTAGAAATTCTACCCGTATTATCCATTTTTACCTGCTTAGCATTTTTCATACAATCTTTAGTAAATAATAAGTTTGTAGGTATCATTTTGGTGATTGTATTTAGTATTGTCAATGTGGCCATTGCTGTATTAGGATTTGATCATGATTTACACTTTTTTGGAGGAAGTTCCTTAGGCGCTTATTCAGATATGAATGGTTATGGGCATTTTTTACAACCCTATTTAATCATCAAATTGTATTGGTTTCTTTTCGGAATTCTATTGTTAATTATAGGGTCTTTGATTTCTGTTAGAGGAAATGAAACAAATTTAATAAAACGAATAAAAATTGCTAAGTATAAGTTTAGCAAACCGCTTTTAAAATTTACTGACATCATTCTTTTTACTTTTATTATTATTGGAGGATTTATATTTTACAATACGAATATTTTAAATGAATATTGGAGCAATTCTGAAGCTACTGAATTCAGAGTAGCCTATGAAAAAGAATTGAAGCAATTTGAATATATAACGCAACCAAAAATAGTAGATGTAAACTTACAATTAGAGCTGTATCCTTCTAAACGAGATTACAAAGTAGAAGGCTACTATATGTTAAAAAACACATCAATTGAAAACATAAAATCCATCCATATTCAAAAACTTTTGGAAGAAAATGTTAGGATAGACAGTATCGCTTTTGAAGGTGGTTTTACAACTAATAATCAATACAAAAAGTTTGATTATTCAATTTTTAACCTGAAGAAAGCTTTACAACCTGGTGATTCTGTAAAAATGTACTTTAAGCAAAGTTTTACAACCAAGGGCTTTGAGCAAGGAAATTCTAATAGTAACATTGTTTACAATGGTACATTTTTCAACAATGAACAGTTTCCAACATTAGGTTACAATAAAAAGTATGAACTTCAAGATGAAGATGAACGAAGAGACCATAACTTATCAAAGAGGTCTAAAAAGGCGAATATAGATGATTCTAGAGAATTAGTGAATGCGAGATCTGGTGGTGATTCTGATGGGATTCAATTTGAAATGATTATTGGTACATCCAAAGAGCAAACAGCTTTGGTTCCTGGAGATTTATTGAGAAAATGGACAGCTAATAATCGTAATTATTTTCATTATAAAACAAATGCACCAATTATTAATTTTTACGCCATAGTTTCTGCTGACTATGAAATTAAAAAAGACAAATGGATGACAAGCAATAAGGGGAATCCTGATCCTGTTGAACTTGAAATTTATTTTCAAAAAGGACATGAATATAACATCGATAGAATGATGAGGTCTATGAAAGCTTCATTAGATTATTATAGTAACAACTTCAGTCGGTATCAATACCAACAACTGCGTATTATGGAGTTTCCACGTTATGCAACATTTGCACAATCTTTTCCTGGAACGATTCCATTTTCAGAATCCATTGGATTTGTTTTAGATATTGATGACGAAAAAGATGTAGATATGGCTTTTTATGTGACTGCACATGAAGTAGCGCACCAATGGTTTGCCATGCAAGTGGAAGCTGCGAATGTGCAAGGACAATTGATGGTATTAGAAACCTTATCACAATATGCAGCAATGATGGTTTTACAGCAACAGTATTCCGAGGAAAAAGTGCAACAGTTTTTAGCGCTTCAAATGGATAAATATAAAGAAGGTGTACAAAAAGAAAGTAAAGAAGAACCCTCTCTTGCTCTAGTAGAAAATCAAGATTATGTCTATTATGCAAAAGGAGCAATCAATATGTACGAACTTCAAAAAAGGATAGGAGAGGAGAATGTCAATAAAGCACTTAAACGCTTTCTAGAAGATTGGAATACAACAAATGGAAAACTAAAATTGCAGACTGATCGATATGCAACAACTCAAGACTTACTTGGGTACTTCAGAGAGGTTACACCAGTTTCTCAGCAGCATATAGTTACTGATTTATTTGAAAAAGTTACACCTATAGAACTGGATTTGTAA